The segment agaagctttatttggtttggtgttggctaatagtttttgaattccattttcttgtactactatatcttctatgttgtctacttggttcaaattcagtaatatgtctttgtctcctggggctgaaaatgctgatgcaaagtatttgtttagaatgtttgctttagtttcattatcattatgtattatgttatgttcatcttttaatggcgctacgcctgttgtttccattttcttagacttaatgtatgaccataggtttttgttgttatctctagatattacattgtttatgtattcactctgcagctgtctgcttcgatttcggtagatgactattcactgcagtttattaatggagccctgccactgataaaaatgtgtaacctctcttgaatacgctcttggaattaagtgactgtagtttgctttagatattatatcgaaaagagaagttttatcgtcaaaatcttctgttggggcatttctacctcaaaatgctctgtagggggatcttagactcaaaaccatctggaggggttttaaactttaaaataaaaagccatctgtagaagaagggtttaaactcaaaatccccgattggcttggctacgctcaaataattttagtgtgtaatttgctttttttttatattgaagaagtatttttagcaccaaacacctctgaatgggggtttaaactcaaaacccctttcggcaacgctcatagcattttgagtgcgtaattttgcttttttttcttacactgaagatgtatttttatcctcaaaccccccgCCCCAAACCCCCCGCCCcactggcggggggtttaaactcaaaacccctttgactacgctcatagattttagagtgagtaattttcttttttttatattgaagaggtactttttagcttcaaactccactggaggggagtttaaactcaaaaccccttagactacactcataacatttttagtgtataatttgctttgtttttattattaaaggagtattttttaccttcaaaccccgctgtaGTGGGGTTTACACTCaaaagtcaaaacccatttaactacgctcataacattttgagtgcgtaattagcttttttttatattaaaaggggggtttatcgtaaattttagacggggttttaaaatcaaaatcttccttaactgtgctcttggaattatgggattttcgtttgcatttttcttgttttgttttatagaagagggggagttaactgcaaaaacgcaggtagggggtttaaaactcaaaacccctggtagggggttttaaacttaaaactcctaataggggtttttaaaatcgaACCCcttctggtagggggttttaaactcaaaaccccctggtagggggttttaaactcaaaacccctttggttgtgctggggcaagtgtaggtttagtattaaaatctcacctaaaataaacaaaatcaaagcaaaaaatcagtcactaaattctgactcccgggggggggggttcatttcggggggggggacccccccccctctggctacgcccatgctgtagtattaaaacaaattcatcactgattttttgtttattatgccCTTTTTGTTCAGATGCAGCTCAATGTCCGAATGGATTATTCGTAGAACATCTTTATCAATAGACATCAACATTAAATTTCCCAAGTGTCATTAAATTTCTTTACCAATTTTTAACAtatagtgacttttttttttcacaagctTCTTGCGTATAAAACAGCATAGTTACAAGATACATCcttgtgaaaaataaaaaattctgtaTATAGCCTATTACTGCAATTATCGCATTATTTGCAAGTTCTCACCAGATTCGGTTTCAATCCACGACATTTTCTTAGGCATATCATCGCATATGCAGTTcaatgtacaaataaaactcctcatattaaattctttttatcTTCCAACCTCACAAAATCATGTGCTACTTTCTTAATAACTTGGAAATCTAGTCTGAGAGTCCATATCTTTGAGTGGGCTAAAAAATATACCAGGTCCAGTTGTTGAAAGCTAATTTTACATCCTTATATGGTAGGCCTATGCTCTAAACACTCACGAAAACATCTTTGAATTTGGGTTTAAAGTCTACATCTTTGTCATCATGGCAAACGTGTCTCTTTGTCTGCTAAGCTGGTTTGATCTCATGGAATAAATGGCGTTGGGCTTGTTAATTCAAGGACGCTGTCATCATGAGGTTCAACAGCGGTTGTTGAATCTCTTTTGTACTTGCTAGGAAACtggtttataattttaaaggaTTCCAGCAATATATATTATTGCTTTTTAaactagttctttttttttgggggggggggggggcggggggttACTTCTGTATTCTTTCGATTCTGTTGTATCTTGTCTTCAATCAATATTTGGTTACGCTGTCAAGATATAATtgtgatttttaaatttcatagcGGAGCCATCTCGAGATCATGCAACAACTCAACCAAACCATTAGGGTCTATTTAACTGGGCACGCCAAATATGAGACAGCGTAGGGCGCGTTGTGATTGGTCCCTTTATAGATTCCTCCAAATGTATTCACACTGGCCTAACAGCCTACGGCGGATTTTTTGGAATTAGGTGGCCCAAAATGATATCTTCTGTCAACTTTTGGAGCTGGATATAACACATCATGCGAAATTCAGCCAcgaatgttgcaaggcaggcgtTTGATTGGAATctgcaaggaaagaggaaagtgggcaggccCAAGCAAAGCAGGAAGAGGTCGCGGTTAAATGATCACGAAGATGTGAATACTGGAATAAtgtgacatgggagcagatatatatatatatatatatatagcttttataaagcgctactttcatgcttatagtctcatttgtggaccagtggggaggggggggggggctatctaggagttggttttccgtgctgcctttaggcgctcagtaaacacaactctgccagagtcgggtgtcgaacctcgagcccccttctaggtagccaagccaagcgcacttagcctctcaaccacgcttcccacaaaagATCTTCCCAGATGAAGAAAACTTAAGAAACGAGTTTGGTGGAGAGGTTCCGCATGCTGTACTAAAGTTATCTTTAACTGTTAatgaaaaaaatcccccccttCCTGTAGGTAGAATCCCCTATTCTTTATAGTAAATAATATCTTACGTAGGCTGTTGTTTTAATATTggtacatttttatgaaaaaaaaagaagaagcctagttacatatttaattaaaaaacaactaaacaacgCTTTGCTAATAATAATAGCAGCTGCACCTAAATTAGCaggtaacaaaatatgaaaactGGTTTTCGatagtttttcttgttttttatataggcctagattATAAACGTGGAAGACGGAAGGAAGATGGACACACCAAATAATAGCACCATAGAGATATTTATGTTGTACGttgtacataaaacactgagccataatcttcaaatacaaaaacaaaataaataaaatactctgaaagacacaaaaataaaggcacattcctcgtcccatatgctaggacaaatttgtacaaatactccttcttccctagtgctattagagcatggaatgggttgcctgagctagccaggaaaaccagtgacttggcagaatttggttaacattggttaatatgcatgactaaatgcatgacgcgtaggacgtaatcatcttctttttgaagtaacgtctgtattatataagataagatatgtctATGAATAGCTATATATAGCACCTTCTCCTCCTTTTCAAGGGCctcttaaaaagttaaaatatatacGTCAGTGGTCTTGGCGCATACCGGAACTCTTCTTTCAAATACACAAATATCCggttttccttttctatatttGTCGCTTGGACGAAGGGTAGGTTGAAAAATAACTCGAATTAAAATCTGTTTACATCTGTactttaacaatatttaattgataattataaacatgtaattataaaatttacACATCGATACATTTATAAACAATTATTCaattgatgtgtttgttataaatacattttttgccCCTTCTTAGCAACTAGATCTTGTTTTATTATTCTATACCTAGTATAGAATAGAAGAATAGATCTAAAGAGGCCtagatttcaaaatataaaaagtatacAAATGCAGATGTTTCTACTTAAATACTTATGATATGTGTAGTCTAACTCAGGATTTGGTATCTTTTCAGCATTAAAATGCTTATTCCAAAGAAGAATAAAGTTGCCATCTATGAATACCTCTTTAAGGAAGGGGTATTAGTTGCTAAGAAAGATGCATTTGCAGCCAAGCATGGAGAAATTGAAGTCCCTAATCTTCATGTTATGAAAGCTTTGACAGTAAGTACTATTTTCTGAAGTAAGATCTAGTGTTATTGAAATCTAGtcttgaaattattaaaattaatttagagaaacttaaaatataaagcaatttaattttatttaatgatctAAAATAGTAAAATCTAATCTTGTTATAAAATTGCTGGGTTCTCTTGATCTACTAATGAATAGGCAATACCATCAAAGAAAATACTGGATCTACTTTTAGCTGTGTATGTGGACAGAGATGTGTCTGCgactggatttagatctagagtagtctagacacttaaatggctgcctggtcgtgtggtttgtgcgctggactgtcgttcggatttatcgatggtcgagggttcaaatcctgcccgctcccatcccccgtcgtcctgagggaggtttggactaggaagtaaactatcttcaactctgaaggaacatccgaaacatgtaaaacatttttacaacaaaTGACTTAACTTAATCGTTATTTTGGTTTGAAAGGTTTAAGTACTTTAACTTAAAGTTTAAGCTTAATTTAAGCATAAACATCTTTAATCCTTAGGCCTTAGTGACCTTATCAGCTTATATATtgagatagtagatctagaagtagtaGGTTGTTCCTTCTGATAGTGTGATAGCCATTAACCATTTCACCACTAAGCAGTTGTAAGAAACTATCTACCCCATCCCTAAgagaagggatataactctGTATCAGCTAATTTAAAAGATCGATTTTTTGACTAAATTCacagaaaaaaactaataaaacttaacaaaaaccttctttttataatagaaaaaatagaCCTAGGGTTAAGCATCATGTTTGAAGGCCTACAGagctcaaaaacattaaaatatcaagTCATATTTAGTTGCCTTCCAATCTCCcgtttcactagatctaacatattcaatactggatctagcatcaattttttatttattttcactacTATCGGTCTTAAATGGTTCTAAAACACCCCAATCATTATATCCTTATTCTACAGCttaaacattaatattcccattaaaatcttattctattaaagcctaaacataagcctaaatatgttccattttgaaggctagcaaaaaaaaaacacgtaattttcaaaaaatcgtAAAAATCCAATCTAACATGCTGCAGAGTCAAAATAAGCACCTAAAAATAGCATCACTATCGCTCTTCTAGGTCAGAGTTAGTAAAGGTATAAAACTAGCAGTGCGTGCGTAAACAAAACAACCCAAAATCAGCGACTCTAGTTGTCAACCAGTAGAGGCGACTCCCGGCGACTCTAGTTGTCAAAGGGTTAAATATGGTCTTTAGATCCAGTGGTAAGGTTTGTTTTACGAATTTTAGGATTTGTCATTTATAGATTTTATCCCAGCTCAAAATTCCTAAACTTAAAGCTTGTGGAAAGGCTCGCTGAGACAGTTGTGGGAGGCTGTGTTCAAACTTGGCATCATCATGGTGAATGTCCAAAGCACATGCCACATATTTATTGACTTTCTATTTTTGCATATATTACGTAagggtataagctttgtacgaGTTTTTTAAGTTACGTTCAaagtttttatgcttttttttttttcagagcttAAAATCTAAAGGTTTTGTTCGTGAGCAGTTTGCATGGCGCCACTATTATTGGTATTTAACAAATGAAGGTATTCAGTACCTTAGAGATTTTCTACACCTACCAGCTGAAATTGTGCCAGCAACACTTAAAAGACAGACACGCACAGAGGCACCAAGGCCAGCTAGACCTAAAGGTAATAATACACATTgtgaaataaagttttaaattttaacagctattgaaaaaaaaaagaaataagaaatagTACTGGTATACTCCTACTTCTCTAACAcagacttgaaaaaaaaacaacaatattctttcttttatttgtgtctgCTTCTTAAATGATTTATTTAGCAATTTAGCCAAATACAACTGttaaacttaaattttttttcatctcttaTTATTTGACTTTCAATTTTTCTCAGCTTCTGAAGGTCCTCGTGGTGGTGGTGCTACAGATCGCCAGGAATACCGTAAAGCTGGACCACGTAAGTATTACTTCTCATACTTCTATTTATCTGTCATTATAAGTTTGGTAGTTATCATTTAATCATTAGGAATGTAACTCAAGCTCTTTTAAAAAAGCAACCAATAAACTTTCTAACTATTGAGAATATACTTTCTTATTGTTAATCTAGGTATTTTTCACCATGTCTGTTTAGGGTGTCTTAAAATCTTTTTCAATTTTAGTCATACATCAACTCTACCCTTTTAAGATTTTACATTCcaagtggtttttttttaatttgatcaaaGCTTTatgtttcaaaacttttttttttttttatagctggAGCAGACAAGAAATCTGAAGTTGGTGCTGGCTCAGAAAAGTTTGAATTTGTAAGTTATGgaactctttaaaaacaaagttaaataaaatctcattttttcttaaaaagaaaaaaaaatttttttttttagtaaataattgttttattataaatataaacatttaattgCCTCAGCTTCTATAAATTAGCACTAAACCttcatattattttgaagaGAAATAGACCCAcagaaaatataatattattacttctgtgttttagttagttttgttagatatAATATGTTGATCTAACTTGtgttttacactttttttttgtttcagagaGGAGGATTTGGAAGAGGCCGGGGGAGTGGTGGCTTTGGCGGCACACCAGGTGGACAGTAATAAACTAACTGTTTGGGCGACAAATGGAGATATGTATGGTTGTTAGTTGATGGAATAAATCATTACCCAATCGAAATTCGTTTTAAGTTATTATTTCTGTATCTCCAGAATGTTAAATCTTTCAGAACATGTTTTATTGAATTGCGCAGCACCCATCATACTTTGGTGGAAAGCGATAACATTTAGGAGCTTAGAGCCATCTCTGCTGACTAGATCGAAATGCCTTATTCAAAGATGATGAGGCATCCATTATTTTCTGCGCTTTTTATGCTGTTAAAGAAGAGAGAATATGTCAATATTGGATCTTCCTGACTGAAATCCACATTTGGATAATGTACTGGATAAACCCAAGTTTTTGTAGCCTGCCTAGTGTCACTAGGGCAAATACTTCACTTACAACACTTAGGAGGTAAATTCCCGTGTTTGTAATCATTTCTACATCTCTTTCCATAAGTGTTTCCTAGTGCCCTCTTTTGGAATAGTATTTTCATTGCCATCCCACCACCTGTTGAACAAATCCTCTAGGGTGTTATCTCCAGATTGCAAACTTGAATATTGCCAGATTATGGGTGAAGACAATGATCAGAACCACCTTCACTATTCATGGATGATGCAGCAGTAGTGGCACACACAGATGACTTGCAGTCATTACAGCTTCTCTCAGGTCTTCAAATACCAGTAGTATGGGCTAACTGATAGCACTATAAAAAGAAACCTGATGGGGTCACCTAATATACCTCCATCCTTGATAAAACTAAAAGCCATACTTGAATTCTGCTACATGGGAACCACAATTCAAGTCGACCTGTCCCTagaagagattttaaaaaacgtaGGAAAGGCTGTGTCGACATAGCAAGAAAAAGCAATAATGACATACTTGCTCGAACAGGTCTTCTCAGCTTCTTTACAATCCTCAGACCACACTTCTTGTGCTGAATTGGTGGACAATTGTACAGGTATCCAAATATTCCTCCTTTATCATCGACTCTTGCTCAAGAAAAACTAGACTTCCTCATTTTGGGAATGTGGATGTAATCAAACTGAACCTAATCAGTTGGCATTGATGATTGCTACTGGGAAAACAGAGCCCTAGACCACACTACTTGGAGAGAGAGATGTTTACCCACTAAGATATGGACAGCCAAGTAGCATTGGCCTCAGCTTAGGAAGAAAAGCATGCCAAATGAAAAATGTCTGGCTCCTATATTACCAAAGAaatgccaccttaacctgcaatatatgtggatggGAATGTCTTGAGAATATGGCCatatgagatgaaccatagtcactctatgactgaaggaggccaacaacattaatatattgtaattgtatatctttattattatttgagaa is part of the Biomphalaria glabrata chromosome 10, xgBioGlab47.1, whole genome shotgun sequence genome and harbors:
- the LOC106056911 gene encoding 40S ribosomal protein S10-like, which gives rise to MLIPKKNKVAIYEYLFKEGVLVAKKDAFAAKHGEIEVPNLHVMKALTSLKSKGFVREQFAWRHYYWYLTNEGIQYLRDFLHLPAEIVPATLKRQTRTEAPRPARPKASEGPRGGGATDRQEYRKAGPPGADKKSEVGAGSEKFEFRGGFGRGRGSGGFGGTPGGQ